The Brassica rapa cultivar Chiifu-401-42 chromosome A10, CAAS_Brap_v3.01, whole genome shotgun sequence genome segment AATGTTTGATAATATATAAACCAAGAAATATAAAAGTCAAAAGCATGAAAAATGATTACATCAAGTAACTATTCATTTTATTTGATGTCAACCTCATATGATGGTGTTCTACACAAATCCACTTTTGAAGTCAAGAACCACGTTTCATGAATGAACATACATTTAAGGAACATACATTTAACTATTCGTTTCATGAATgccaagttacaaaaaaaaaaagaaccatgTTTCATTAGGCTTTTCATCATTTAGAATGTTTTAGTTTCTAATTAaaactttttcaaatttgaaatattttagtaGATGTGCatcataattattaattttcactgaattttgtttacaaaaaaaaaaagacgtggGTTTTCTACAGTTGCATTAATTAACGTGGATTAATTCGACCAGAAAGAACAGAAGATCTCGCGAGTGTATATGATCGGAGATGCTGACTGGCGTTTAGTGGTAGTGTTCAATGCATAtgtagaaaatataatatatgaaattaataattatacccctttttttttttgacaaagggcTAATAATTATACTtactttaatataatatatggaAATTATACTTACTTATTTGATGTTAAAAAAGAGAGACAATTATTGTTTCGCTGGTTTTCACAACAAACTTTTCGTATCACTGAATAATTCTCATGCGTCACCTCCTAGACAGACAATTATGATATCATCTGGTTTGTTCATAATATATTTGCATGcatgaattattattttctgaGATGCGTTGTACAGAagcaataaaatatatgaagatAATCTAAAAAGGCattatgaaatattaatatgtattatatatatttgtggaTAAACAGTGATCGATCTATATTGGTTGAAAAagaattaatttaaattagtttgaGTCAAACTATGATTGGATGATGAATACCAAAAAGACAAGAGTCTTTTTCTCGTTTGACTCTCATTGTATTAGCTCGGGTTTTTCCTCAACGGTTGGCAAACTAAAGTGGACAAATTACTGGATTTTTcaacttgacaaaaaaaaatagttttcagcATATCATTTTCTAAAGgcaaactttcaaaaaaaaaaaactaaacaggtgtattaaaatataaggcatattacaatatatatttcaaattcatCTAGTAATTTTCACagtaataaaaatacaatactaCTAAATGTGCTTTAGCGGTAATTAGACCTTTTTgcaaaaacaatatttataaatgacGTTTAACATAGGAAAAGATATAATCTTATAGTTCAACTAATAATTATgcaaatattttagtataacaTCAAATTCTTTTGATtggaaaaaataaaactattaaaaagttATCGACATAGTGGTTTATCTTTAATTCACGGAGATTTTTACGATTTTTCTAGGTTTGACCTACACATCTCTTTGTGAAGTAGTATTTCAGCTAAAGACTCTAGGATCTCAAGTTTTTGTACTACATATGAGTTAAGAGTAtcgttttttcttcttaaataCGTAATGTCATATTTACTCGTTCTTTATGAAAGGAATTTCTGTACCAGTCCTAGTCACGATTCCAAAAGATCAATTAGATTGGTTTATGGCAATATATAACTTTTTCCTCGTTTTGAATTTCAAGCTCTATCATGCattttacaacaacaaaaaatacagTTACGCATGTCTGAACTATATTAATCTAACGATTAATCATTGTATGCAAAATGATTAGTGTTTACAGCATTAACCCAGTAACCCATAACATTAATTTAGTGTTAAAACCACACTATTTAAGTGTAGTTTCAACACTAATAACTTTTTTTCAACTACAACACCAAACTTCATACTAAAACTATTCCAAtactattataatattaaattgtaacttttgaattatttaataattaaaatagaaataatcaTTATGTAATTATATCACAATAAAATTTGAGTATGGTGAATAGTGTTACATAAAATTTGAGTGTTGTATTTCGCAATTTTTTGGTTGGACTGAAGATGGTTTGTATTGGATTGAGGATGGTTCATGCCAATCCTTAGGGACCATTAGCTCGGTTAGAATTGTAATAGTGGTTTGTCTTGTGTTTTTGAGTTAGTAGAAGTTATTGTATCATTGAGGTCGAATTTAGGAGGTTTTAAAAGTTGGAATACTTCGAGTTGTGGAGTATTTTCGGCTCTTTGTTGACTAGGAACCGTGTGTTTGATTACCGATAGTCTTGGTTCAAATCCAAAAGCACCTCGGTGTTACTGTTAATCCATGTTCTTCAAGGTAATATGTGGTGATTAACAGTTTGTACTTGATTGAATCTCGGAGTCGAATCAGAGTCTATTTGTGTAATTTGTGGTCTCAGTTATGTGGtcgaatttagggtttaagaaaCGTCTCAGCTCGGATTGCGTAGGATTTAACTTAGTGTTCTTAGATAGTATCAGATCGCGTCGTTAATATGTTGGGTTAAAGTTTATTGTGGTTGTAATCCCATTCACCTTGTTAACAAGTTGTTGTTTGAGCACAAAAAATCACAGTAAAATAGAATTTTGGAGTTGAGTTATATAAATGACATTAAACCCACAAAAGGAGGATAAAGACGGGAACAACGTACACGGAAAAAACGCGAACAGTAACAAGGATAGTCAATAATACACGTATCAATTGGTCATGAGGACCGCACAAGAGGATTGTCACAacattaacatatataaataaaaagaaatttcatttttattttatctatatACATTACCATACTGATAGAAGTTTATTTCTGTTAATAGCTAAAATTCAACAACTGAGATTACATACATTCAGAGTATCtaatatatttcataaataataaatttgaaatagaTCTGTTTCCTTTATTGTTAAATTATTATGAATTTCCAAATTTGTTTCCTTCATTCGTACCAATATAAAAAGATACACAACAATAAAAAGGTTAACCAAGCTCTGAGATCAACTTACAAAATGTATTCAATCCCAAATGGTTTAAACTCTTATGGTGACAATACTATGAATCTTCACGATTCTGTTCCCACCCAAATGAACTCCAGCTTTGGGGATCCCGAGACTAAAATGTTTCGGTCAATGTTCACTACTTCTGTCATCACAAACCATCATGGTTTGTTCTCTTCCTCTCATGCTTCTAACTGTTATCGAGATTCATCTTCTTTTGGTTTCAATAATTCACATGCGGCTTATCAGATGAGAACCAACATGGTCTCTGATGTCGTTGATTACTTTCCTATTAACCATAACCCACAAGTTTCTCAAGTCTCCATCACCCAAACTATCACAAGAAGGTACTCTGTTATAGTTCCTACCCGTAGTTTGATCACTGCCCAAAATGAATACGAACGTGCTATGAATCCCAACATTTCATATCCTTCCTTTTACCCTCAAACTTTTGTTGACAATCAGAGAACCCACCCTCAAACTTTTGTTGACAATGAGAGAAACATTTTAAATCCTACACCTCTCAATACCATTTATCCTAGGAATGTACACCAGTTTTCTTTTTCACCAAATCACCACCATGATCAACATGTTCCTCATCGTCGACCAGTGATTAAACGTCGAAAATTTGAAGAAATTTTTGACGGTTTTGATTTTGAGGATAATGGTGTATACGATGGTCGGACACATAGCCTACCGTATGAAAAGTACGGTCCATATACATGTCCCAAATGCAAAGACGTGTTTGATACTTCACAAAAGTTTGCAGCGCATATATCTTCTGTTCACTACAAGAATGAGACGGTCGAAGAAAAAGCAAAGAGATACAGCGCGAGGAACAAAAGAAGATTTCGTAAGATAGACCAAACGATGCATGACGAATCTCAAATGATCCAACCCGAAGAAAGAGTTGTAGAAGAAAGCGGAAGCAATAATAACATTGCAAGTGGCATTGAGGCTTCCCAACAACAGCTGGTTGTTAAGGAAGAACCTACTTATGATGTTGTTGATTGATATGTTTTCTGTTTGGAGTTTtatcataatatatatgtatcttttgttgttgttggaaTTTCATCATCCTTGTTGATGAGTGATTTAATCACTGGGATTAAATCTCCGCAttagtgaaaaaaataattgaattattataaatgttttgcgTTATCTGTAGACTATGGTTCAGTTATATTTTGTTAGTTTACTCCCGAATTTCCTTCATTTCAAAAAGATTAAATTGTTTAGCGGATTCTATTGCTAAGTTTGCTCTTTGTAACCCAACTCTTTAATGGGCTAGGCTGGAATGTCTTTTTCTTAGTgaatcttgtaaaaaaaatcaataaatttcatatttcgCAAGAATtatattgtagttttaaaattagtttaatttaaatcaaTAACTATCCAACAGTGTAACCATTATATAATTTCGCAAGAATTATATTGcagttttaaaattagtttaatcTAATCAATAACTACCCATGTAACATTTTTTGGGGTTTAATGATAAGGTTTAGATATATAGTGATTCATAAACATCTATAGTTCaccaaaaataaagatatatatatatatatatatatatatatatatataattttttgaacgaaagttaaatttattcaatccaaaatatttttacaatggATGCTTCGTTAACTCAGAAAAAAACAGAGCTAGACTAATAatctctctatatattaaaagagaagtcaatTTATTGAGGTCTGGTGACGTGTCGTTCATAgatgaagtttcaaaaaaattgttataattggattggtcgattgtttttaatttttatttatttaaattagatttaaaaatttaaggtaagtctaaaaacatttaacatcacttgccatataatttaaagaatattacaaataataatttatggcaactaattctcaaaattataaaaagattaataatattatatttattacttttaatatttataaactataaaatataatgaacaaatttttatatgagataattataataattttatactatacttgatgaattgtattcgaatataattatataataactattttaaatattacaaaatccaaacatgtttattaatatgatttttaaattatttatcgttgtttacagaataaatttatcagaattttaaaattatttatatagtgttataaattatttataaaaaataaatcctactatatattgattgagaagtcacataagtgattttttattacgtgttgatcataaatgaactcttcaaattgttatcatttgattgaccgatgatttttaattttatttattataattatatctaaaagaaaaggataattcaattaccactttctaaataatctacataatattagaaataattatttatggtaactaattgttgaaactatgaaagagtaataatacgatcaattttttatatatttataaattacgtAAAATAATGaacaaaagtgtttatttgaattgatataatgattttatattcgtatagaaagaattatatttgtatataaagtatcataataaatattaatgtctaataattcaatgcatgctttataaatcatttataaaattataaatacatttataaaagtcggacattttaaattattatcagaggttctaagtcatttatacaagcttatacattaatttataaaatgtattttgaaactttttcttcctattacaatattttgaattttttacatttttaatggtaaaatttatcaactatgtttacttagtgtagaaacccataaactaaagatttactggtattaatagtaattatgaCCTGTTAGactttaattcattaaataaagttagtttagggagtttttcgttaaatacttagtttgagggtttttacccaaaacaaacttagttgaggggttttaacgttaaaattctttattatttccttattatctattatttaaatccttatagtgggatttgttttatcaaaaaccagttgcaatcaactgacgagatatcttctttgcaattatataatttgttatcttttgtggattgtttacatctttaaatatttttgttagaattaaTTCTTTTCTGTCTCAAGGCTTAGAGAAGGAAACCGTAAATCATCTCTGCTAttacaatgaaaccaatgataataaatctcaggtaattcaaatctctcttttatatttcatggctgATTTTTTATCGTGGTTATGcgtgaaatatttgttttttctcaattatatttttctgatgttttaagattagtgttaGATGTGATCGTTTTCTAAACgttctaatgtatttttttttgttcatatgaacatagtataaatatcaatatataacattgaatctttcatattatctatatacatgtaacataataaatatgtaattatcaatttaatattaatgttaatgtCCGCACATGCGTGCGGACGGTCCACCTAGTAAAAATTACATGTGCAGAGAATATCAGCTTGCTTGACAAGCAAACCATACAGCCTCGCTTTCTCGAAACCTTTTCGTCCCATGGTTTGAATTGTTCAGATTCTATTTCTGATTTGCTTATCTATTGTGTGTCGAAGTTTAAGAGCAGGCTGAtggtatattaatttttattagttcatTTTTACCAATCATTTGTTTATAagctatataaatattttttaaacaatttatagTAAGCAACATAacagttttatgtttttttataaaacttgaaATGGTTATTAACTTTTTGAAAAACTATAACGTAATTTATAGGGGTGTTCAAATAAAATCAAACCAACCGAAATATAGAAAATGGTTTGGATTTAGTAATACCAAATAAACCGAAAggatgtaatttttaaaaatccacAGTGcatggatatggtttggtatataacgaTCCAACTGAAgaaattgaataattaaaatatattagtataattatACGTAAATTTTctgataaaattaataatatatataaattattttatgaataTGATATTCATAATTATAACATTGTTTTTAACAActtgttattttgttttaagttaaaaaggttattttattttttcattcaatcaaaataaaaaaaatatttttatttttatttttattggaaaTATTTGTGCTAACttgaatttatttaataatattatgatattataattttcttatttttattttaatagttgagcaaaagataaaatattatatttaaaagttagattaaaaaatatgttttaataaatgtgattTCTAGTCATGTAAACTAATACTTGTTATAAGAGATAGATATAATTATGGTTtgtggtataaaaccgaataaacaaaAAACGATAGTATATAAACCGAAACAAACCAAATTAGATATAGTTCCAATAtggtaactaattttttatatgCTAAAATTCTAAAAACAAACTGagaaaatcaaaccaaaactaAACCGCAATCCAGACTGAACATgcttaataaaataatttatagaatCATTTATcgattttataatattatttttaaaatttatttataagtaTCTATAATAAATTCTCTTATAAGAATTTATagtttcatttataaaaaaatatagattcatttataaggatttataaaatcatttataaaggcttgaaaaatagttttacaagatttatagataattataaatttttataaatatttataaaatttataatcatataaaTGTTTGTTATAAGAATTTATGAATCGCATAAACATGTATTACACATAACATAATAACTTGATATTTATGTAACGTTTACAAGagttataaatatttgtaaagagTTTCtaatgtttataaaattttaaaaattagttataagaaAATACTATATCATttttaagggtttataaaacaaCTTATTAGGTAAGAAAAATATACTAACTAAACTTACATTATTGTTATCAGACTATTTATAAACTCTTGTAGGGTATACTAACTGCAAAAAAAGTAACTTAACATCTTTAATGTAATAGAgtgtaaaaattttaaaatcagaaaataatataattattattttttgttatcttccgactaaaaaaatttactttcttttttgtAAACTTGACTAAAAACATcttacaataaaattaaaagtcacatataaactaaaatcattctactctttcttttataaagtctaaaattcaaacaaaaaacaaatattttcccCTAAATTATCAAATTCTTCTCTTTATTAATTTACCAActctaatataaaatttaaattaacacATGGCAATTAATGACCAATTTATTTAGATAATATTGTGTTGAGAATTATTTTCCTATATACAGATTCGGTAtagatttaatttgtttttataaaatacaatatgaTACAATTGATTCcaactatttaaatatttcacaataaatgattttttattacttTCATATTTAATTGGTCAACTGATAGATGTTGGTGAGTTTACAACATTTAACACATTCctatatgaaaaaaacaaattagcaTTATATTTTCCAACAACGAAAAGTATCATTCAATATTATCTTTAAAACAATAACgaaaacaataactaaaagtAATGTGTTTGTAATATGAATAGTTGTAATATTACCTTTAGAATGTTTCATGTGTAGTATCATTCAATATTATAAAATTCATGGAATTACCAATTATATTTACgtgaaaataattgttttaagaCTTTCATAATATTAAACGAAGAGGTTgaattttcataattaattttaattttatttcaacatatattataatagaaataaaaacTTTATCTAAATCACCGATAATGATACAAAATACAACATCCTTTAGGAATATTTTTTATGGGACATTTAACCTTTCTAGCGTATaatttatattgaaatattttttgtatatacaTATGTAAAGAAGCAATATAATGATGCAAACTGAA includes the following:
- the LOC103845497 gene encoding uncharacterized protein LOC103845497 — encoded protein: MNFQICFLHSYQYKKIHNNKKVNQALRSTYKMYSIPNGLNSYGDNTMNLHDSVPTQMNSSFGDPETKMFRSMFTTSVITNHHGLFSSSHASNCYRDSSSFGFNNSHAAYQMRTNMVSDVVDYFPINHNPQVSQVSITQTITRRYSVIVPTRSLITAQNEYERAMNPNISYPSFYPQTFVDNQRTHPQTFVDNERNILNPTPLNTIYPRNVHQFSFSPNHHHDQHVPHRRPVIKRRKFEEIFDGFDFEDNGVYDGRTHSLPYEKYGPYTCPKCKDVFDTSQKFAAHISSVHYKNETVEEKAKRYSARNKRRFRKIDQTMHDESQMIQPEERVVEESGSNNNIASGIEASQQQLVVKEEPTYDVVD